A stretch of Acropora palmata chromosome 9, jaAcrPala1.3, whole genome shotgun sequence DNA encodes these proteins:
- the LOC141891591 gene encoding uncharacterized protein LOC141891591 — protein MLHSCTPTSNKEHILESFQSDRGCVRILVATIAFEMGVDCKQVHRTIHFGPAKNVEAYMQESGRAGRDGKQSIAYLLYQSLQLIHVEKDIKKYIKTKSCRREFLMSFFDVQHSTKDPLHLCCDNCSLACKCEREDCIALCYPMASSTIEPPSSETQRNRIVSSDQTSLLGCELSKFHKSLLVDLWKRDSSGNLKVFSHPTILLGFSDIQISQVIDNCAKLFTLRDICNFVEIWDLSHAHNIYSILQKVFGDMVGTDLTVVSEDFSSDEEDDLLPEDWNSILVDKELAELAIEELSQIDMNDSEDDSTDNVLRDVPATALNALMNLSFDAVL, from the coding sequence ATGCTTCACTCTTGTACACCCACCTCCAATAAAGAGCACATTCTAGAGTCCTTCCAGAGTGACAGAGGGTGTGTACGAATTCTAGTAGCAACCATTGCATTTGAGATGGGTGTCGACTGCAAGCAAGTGCACAGAACCATACACTTTGGCCCTGCCAAGAATGTTGAGGCATATATGCAAGAAAGTGGAAGGGCAGGCAGGGATGGCAAGCAAAGCATAGCCTACTTATTGTACCAGAGTCTCCAGTTAATACATGTAGAGAAGGATATTAAGAAATATATCAAGACAAAGTCCTGTAGACGTGAGTTTTTGAtgagtttctttgatgttCAACATTCTACAAAGGATCCTTTGCACCTGTGCTGTGATAACTGTTCTTTAGCGTGCAAGTGTGAACGAGAAGATTGCATAGCTCTTTGTTACCCCATGGCATCATCCACAATAGAGCCACCATCTTCAGAGACTCAGAGAAACCGCATTGTTTCTTCTGATCAAACTTCATTGCTTGGATGTGAACTAAGTAAATTTCATAAAAGTCTATTGGTTGATCTGTGGAAGAGAGATTCTAGTGGAAATTTGAAGGTTTTTAGCCACCCCACAATACTGTTGGGTTTTTCAGACATTCAGATTTCCCAAGTCATTGACAATTGCGCAAAGCTGTTCACTCTGAGAGACATTTGTAACTTTGTAGAAATATGGGATTTGTCACATGCCCACAACATCTATTCAATTCTTCAGAAAGTGTTTGGTGACATGGTTGGCACTGACCTGACTGTGGTTTCAGAGGATTTTTCTTCGGATGAAGAAGATGACCTATTACCTGAGGACTGGAACAGCATTTTAGTAGACAAAGAACTTGCTGAATTGGCAATTGAAGAGTTAAGTCAGATTGATATGAATGATTCAGAGGATGACTCAACTGACAATGTTCTCAGAGATGTTCCTGCCACTGCACTTAATGCATTAATGAACTTGAGCTTTGATGCTGTCTTGTAA
- the LOC141891593 gene encoding ATP-dependent DNA helicase RecQ-like gives MADTMEHAFAKVCEVFGIESLNKHQEDAIKYVVEEKKDVFVNLPTGFGKSLIYQALPLVYSCLQSTVEKNIIVMISPLTSLMKDQVMRLISLGITAISLAEITTEKQCNEVKNGDYSVVFGSPELWLGDEKWRKMATSDCYRKSVRAVAVDEAHVICHW, from the coding sequence ATGGCGGATACGATGGAGCACGCATTTGCGAAAGTTTGCGAGGTTTTTGGTATTGAAAGTTTAAATAAGCACCAGGAGGATGCCATCAAATATGTTGTTGAGGAGAAGAAAGACGTTTTTGTTAACCTTCCAACGGGTTTCGGGAAGTCTTTGATTTATCAAGCCTTGCCATTGGTTTATTCTTGTTTGCAGTCCAccgttgaaaaaaatataatcgTCATGATTTCTCCACTGACAAGTCTGATGAAAGATCAAGTTATGCGCCTTATTTCCCTTGGTATCACCGCCATATCTCTAGCCGAAATAACCACAGAAAAGCAGTGTAATGAAGTAAAGAATGGGGATTATTCGGTCGTTTTTGGATCACCAGAACTGTGGCTTGGTGATGAAAAATGGAGGAAGATGGCCACGAGTGATTGTTATCGAAAATCTGTCAGAGCTGTTGCTGTCGACGAGGCTCACGTTATTTGTCACTGGTAA